The Gemmatimonadota bacterium region GCGCTTGTGAACATCTCATTCGCCAACACGCCGAAGAACTCGCCTGCGTCATTATTGATCCGCTTTCTACGGCTGCTGGTATGGCGTTGCCGGATCTCGAGTTTCTCACGCTTTTGCGCGATGTGACGCGGGAACTCAGTATTCTCCTTATTTTTGATGAAATTGTCAGTTTTCGAATGACGTCGGGTGGTACACAGGCGGCGTACAATATCACGCCCGATTTGACCTGCCTGGCGAAGGTCATTGCTGGCGGTACCCCGGCAGGTGCTTTTGGCGGTCGCAAAGATGTGATGGCTCTGTATGATCCCACTTCTGGTTCGCCTGCGATTCCTCAATCTGGTACGTACAATGGCAATCCGCTCGTCGCTATCGCTGGTCTTATGACTCTTAAAACCATGGACTCAGATGCATATCGCCACATTGACTCGCTTACCGAATATATTGCCGCTGGTCTCAAGGACGCTTTTAAAAGTGCCGATATCCCGGCGACTATTGTCACTGCTGGCTCGCTTTTTCGCATCTACTTTCTCGACTATACACCTGCCAACTATCGCCAGGCCGCACGAGATAGTGGCGAAAAACACCGCTGGCTCTATTTCTATCTTTTGAACCACGGCATTGTCATCCGTCAAGGTGGCTGCGTTTCTCTTCCTATGACGAGCAAACACGCCGATGATTTGATCAACTGCGTGCGTGAGGGCTTGCGCGTTTGGCCCTATTAATTTCAAAATAAATGTCTGTATCTATACCAGATGGCCTCGTTGTCCTTACCTTTGATGACGGTGTCAAATCGCAACATACCTTTGCCGCACCCATCTTGCGCGAATGCGGGTTCAATGCCACTTTCTATATCACAGAGGGCTTGAACTTTCTCGCGGATAAAACGCGCTATCTCACCTGGGAAGAAGTGCGCGAATTACACGATCTGGGCTTTGAAATTGGGAATCATACGCGGCAACACAAAAGCGTTGCCAACCAATCACGGGAGGAACTTTTATCCGATATCCGCTATATTGATCGGCAATGCGACCGCTACGGTATCCCGATTCCCACCACATTTTGCTACCCCGGCTACACCAATACTCCCGAAGCTGTTGATGTACTCAAAGAACGCGGTTTTACTTATGCCCGACGTGGCACTACACCCGAATATCCTTATGATAGGGAAGGTGGTCGCGGCCCGGCCTATAATCCCGAGCAACACGATCCGCTTCTCATTCCTACCACGGGCGCGTCGGGACCGCACTGGCACTTTGACGATTTCTTGTGGTCGCTTGAGCAGGCTCAAAACGGTTGTGCCACAGTTCTCACTTTTCACGGAGTACCCGATCTCGATCATCCATGGGTGCATACCGAACCCGCATTTTTTGAACGCTGTATGCGGCATCTCACAGATAATGGACACAGGGTAATCGCCCTGCACGATCTCACAAACTATATTGCTATGGAGTCCTGATATGGTCGCCCCTCTTCCCCTTATTGCCTACGACACGCTTGCAGAACAAACCGAAGCCCTGTATCGCGATGGCTATGCATATCTGCCAGGTGTATTGACGTCCGATCAAGTGGCAAAACTCCGCGATCACATGGATGCGCTTACACCGATCTCGGAAAGTTTTGACAAAAATGGTCGCCCTGAAGACATTGGTTTTATCAATAAACACATCAACAATGCATTCAACCGGCACAGTCATTTTCTGCAATTTCTCGACCGTCCCGGTGTGATTGAGCTCGCTGAAGCTATACATGGCGACGATTGTCACTGCATTGGCATGACTGCATGGATGACGGGTCCCGGGCGCCCTGACCAGAATCTCCATACTGACTGGCTCCCCTTGAGTCTGCCTGCGGATATACTTGAGGATTCCCGGGTACGCATCCCCATTTTTATTACTACGGCGCATTTCTATCTCGACGATATTACCGAAGCCCTTGGTCCCACTAATTTTATTCCCGGTAGCCACCTTTCGGGCAGAAGCCCCGATGGCGATACATCCTGGAAAGGGCAGACTGAAAAGTCCATTATGTGCAATGCTGGCGATGTGGTCATTTTCCGCAGTGAGGTCTGGCATCGCGGTACGGCCAATACCAGTGATAAAACGCGCTTTTTGCTTCAAGTCCACTATGCGAAACGCATGATTACGCAAAAATATCCGCCCTATCTCAACCGGTTTCAGTTTGATCCCGAAATTATCGAGCAGGCGACCACGCGCCAGCGCCGCCTGATGGGTGATCACAAAAGCAGCAATTACGATTGAGGAGTACACTGTGAGTTTCCTGA contains the following coding sequences:
- a CDS encoding aspartate aminotransferase family protein yields the protein MPPLSLDQLIADYCDQNAHSQRLFKRAQEVLPGGNTRTGVFVNPFPIYADRGEGVYIDDVDGNRRLDFVNNATALILGHAHPAVGDALRERISSGTAFFGPTQLEIEWAELLRERVPSLEHLRFCSSGTESVGNALRVARAFTGRQKIAKFEGAYHGIDDPALISYVPPVTPDLGPEDAPHSVLSSAGLAPATAENVLVLPFNNARACEHLIRQHAEELACVIIDPLSTAAGMALPDLEFLTLLRDVTRELSILLIFDEIVSFRMTSGGTQAAYNITPDLTCLAKVIAGGTPAGAFGGRKDVMALYDPTSGSPAIPQSGTYNGNPLVAIAGLMTLKTMDSDAYRHIDSLTEYIAAGLKDAFKSADIPATIVTAGSLFRIYFLDYTPANYRQAARDSGEKHRWLYFYLLNHGIVIRQGGCVSLPMTSKHADDLINCVREGLRVWPY
- a CDS encoding phytanoyl-CoA dioxygenase family protein; translated protein: MVAPLPLIAYDTLAEQTEALYRDGYAYLPGVLTSDQVAKLRDHMDALTPISESFDKNGRPEDIGFINKHINNAFNRHSHFLQFLDRPGVIELAEAIHGDDCHCIGMTAWMTGPGRPDQNLHTDWLPLSLPADILEDSRVRIPIFITTAHFYLDDITEALGPTNFIPGSHLSGRSPDGDTSWKGQTEKSIMCNAGDVVIFRSEVWHRGTANTSDKTRFLLQVHYAKRMITQKYPPYLNRFQFDPEIIEQATTRQRRLMGDHKSSNYD
- a CDS encoding polysaccharide deacetylase family protein — encoded protein: MSVSIPDGLVVLTFDDGVKSQHTFAAPILRECGFNATFYITEGLNFLADKTRYLTWEEVRELHDLGFEIGNHTRQHKSVANQSREELLSDIRYIDRQCDRYGIPIPTTFCYPGYTNTPEAVDVLKERGFTYARRGTTPEYPYDREGGRGPAYNPEQHDPLLIPTTGASGPHWHFDDFLWSLEQAQNGCATVLTFHGVPDLDHPWVHTEPAFFERCMRHLTDNGHRVIALHDLTNYIAMES